Part of the Halostella litorea genome is shown below.
CGGACCTCGACGCGCTCGACCCACTTCACCCACTGGAAGCCGCGGCGGCCGGGCGCGACGAGGCGCAGCGGCGCGCCGTGGCCGTGGGCGAGCGGTTCGTCGTCCACCCGCGTGGCGAGCAGGGCGTCGCGGGCCTCCTCGATGGGGAGGCTCCAGCGGTAACCCGTCACGGAGACGAAGCGGACGTGGCTGGCGTCGGCCGCCGGCCCCGCCGCGTCGAGCAGGTCGCCGACGCGGACGCCGCGCCACGACTGGACCGTGTACCAGCCGCTCGTGCAGTCGAGCAGCGCCTCGCGCTCGGCGGCGGGGTCGAGGTCGGCGTACCCGAGTTCGGCGGGGGCGGCCACCGCGCCGTCGACCGTCAGCGACCACGAATCGAGGTCGACGGGGTCGGGGTCGTCCGCGACCCACGACGTGACCGGGAACGCGGCGTTGCCATCGCCCTCCCGGGGCTGGGAGCCGGTGAACCGGCGGTCCGCCGCCGCGGTGCCGGCGAGGCGGCCGACGAGTTCCTGGCCGCGGTAGGCGACCGCCCCGGCGACGAGCAGGGCCGAGTACCGGAGCGCCGTGCGCCGGCCGTCGAAGTCCGCCCGCCGGGGCGGCCTGAACCGACTGCGGACGTGGAGCAGGAGGAGCGGGACGAGCGCCAGCCCGAACCCGACGTGGACCGACAGCAGCGTCCAGTACGCGAGGCGGACGTCGACGCCGAGCGCCCAGGCGATCCCCGACCCCAGCGCGCCGAGGGCGGCGGCGAGCGTCAGGACCGACAGCGCCGTCGACGGCCGCCACCGGTCGCTGTCGGTCAGCCGATGGCGGACGCGGGCGAGCTTGAACGCCAGCACCGCGACCAGCGTCAGCCCGGCGATCCGGTGGGCCCAGAACACGGGCCACCAGTTCGGCGTGCCGAGCGTGAACGAGACGAGCCCGGAGCCGACCTCGAAGGCGACGAGGGCGAACAGCGACCAGTCGACGACCCGCGGCGACGGGCGGAGCCACGCCACCCCGCGTGCGACCGGACCGGGCGCGTCGCGCATGGCTACGGATGGGGACCGCAGCACCAAGAGCCACACGCCGGGCCGACGCCCGCGCACCGGGTGGGGTGGCCCCATGTTCACGTCGTAACCCGCAACTACCGGACAACCAACCTCGAAATACGCCTTTTCGCGTCCGCGGCGTCGGTCCCGACATGGCGGAGCGCTACATCGACCGCGAGACGCTGCTGGACCTCACGGTGAACATCATCCCCCTCGGGATACTCGCGTTCTTCTTCGTCCTCTTCCTCGTCGTGTCGCCGTGGGGGTGGGACCCGCTGTTCACGACGCTGATGCTCGGCCTGATCGTCTGGCACTTCCTCCTGCTCGCGCTCCTGACGTGGCTCGCCGGCCGGACTATCGCCAAGGAGGAACGCACCGGCGAACCGCAACACACCGAGTAGTCAGCCCGCCTCGACCGTCGCCTCGTCGCCGTCGACGACCAGTTCGAGGTGGTCGGTCTTCGGGCGCTGTGACTGGCAGGCGGTCGTGTACGCGAGCCGGTAGCGGCCGTCGCCGGGGACCGTCGCCCGCCCCTCGCACAGTTCGAACCCGGTCCCCTGGTAGACGATGTCGTCGAGGAACGTCTTCCGTTTGCCCGTCCCGCCGTCCCCGCCCTCGAACGCCGTCAGCGATAGCTGGCCGTCCGCGGGCGTGGCGTCCAGCGACCACCCCTCCGGGGCGAACGCGACGTAGCCGTCCTCGGCGAAGTCCCGGCCCACGTTGGCGACGAACAGTTCGACGTCGAGGCTCGCGCCCCGCCCCGTCCGGGTCACGTCCGAGACCTCGGCGTCGACGATCAGCGACGGACGCTGGATCCAGAACTTGTACACCGTGATCGACGTGGCGACCACGGCTGCGATCGGGACGACCCATCCCGAGAGTAGCGGCGGAACCATCGCTCGGC
Proteins encoded:
- a CDS encoding molybdopterin-dependent oxidoreductase, translated to MRDAPGPVARGVAWLRPSPRVVDWSLFALVAFEVGSGLVSFTLGTPNWWPVFWAHRIAGLTLVAVLAFKLARVRHRLTDSDRWRPSTALSVLTLAAALGALGSGIAWALGVDVRLAYWTLLSVHVGFGLALVPLLLLHVRSRFRPPRRADFDGRRTALRYSALLVAGAVAYRGQELVGRLAGTAAADRRFTGSQPREGDGNAAFPVTSWVADDPDPVDLDSWSLTVDGAVAAPAELGYADLDPAAEREALLDCTSGWYTVQSWRGVRVGDLLDAAGPAADASHVRFVSVTGYRWSLPIEEARDALLATRVDDEPLAHGHGAPLRLVAPGRRGFQWVKWVERVEVRRRGDPAQWLVTLVSGFD
- a CDS encoding DUF6684 family protein, whose product is MAERYIDRETLLDLTVNIIPLGILAFFFVLFLVVSPWGWDPLFTTLMLGLIVWHFLLLALLTWLAGRTIAKEERTGEPQHTE